A part of Chitinimonas koreensis genomic DNA contains:
- a CDS encoding tryptophan 7-halogenase, protein MPKLDCDVLILGAGPAGCATALSLRAHAPALRVVLLGGGMVPQAVGEVLPALARPLLGHLGLWPDFVNAAFLPAHASAAAWGRREVVENHFIHSARGHGWHLDRARFDALLQARTAAAGGELLAGQRLRAIERAPGGWLATLDDDTRIAARFVVDASGRQAVLARLLGLERQRADKLAAYIAYLPNGRDGDPRTLIEARPDGWWYTAPLPGGRRVVGYQTDADLGRQAGLQKVENWLDALAATDWIGPAMGKDAGAGWLAPPAGIWVRPAGTARAAQVCGDDWLAVGDAAISFDPLSSQGISKALRGGIFAAYAIADRLLRNDGQGLQRYRTVLEVEFADYQAAYADYYGRERRWPDAPFWRRRLGPQARAAAS, encoded by the coding sequence ATGCCCAAGCTCGATTGCGACGTCCTGATCCTCGGCGCCGGCCCGGCCGGCTGCGCCACTGCGCTGTCGCTGCGCGCCCATGCGCCGGCGCTGCGGGTCGTGCTGCTCGGCGGCGGCATGGTGCCGCAGGCGGTCGGCGAAGTGCTGCCGGCGCTGGCGCGGCCGCTGCTCGGCCATCTCGGCCTGTGGCCCGACTTCGTCAACGCCGCCTTCCTGCCGGCCCATGCCTCGGCCGCGGCCTGGGGCCGGCGCGAGGTGGTCGAGAACCATTTCATCCACTCGGCGCGCGGCCACGGCTGGCACCTGGATCGCGCGCGCTTCGACGCGCTGCTGCAGGCACGCACCGCCGCCGCCGGCGGCGAGCTGCTGGCCGGCCAGCGGCTGCGCGCCATCGAGCGTGCGCCGGGCGGCTGGCTGGCGACGCTGGACGACGACACGCGCATCGCGGCGCGCTTCGTGGTCGACGCCAGCGGCCGCCAGGCGGTGCTGGCGCGCCTGCTCGGCCTCGAGCGGCAGCGTGCCGACAAACTGGCGGCGTACATCGCCTACCTGCCCAACGGCCGCGACGGCGATCCGCGCACGCTGATCGAGGCGCGGCCCGACGGCTGGTGGTATACCGCGCCGCTGCCGGGCGGCCGGCGCGTGGTCGGTTATCAGACCGACGCCGACCTGGGCCGCCAGGCCGGCTTGCAGAAGGTGGAGAACTGGCTCGACGCGCTGGCCGCCACCGACTGGATCGGCCCGGCCATGGGCAAGGATGCCGGCGCCGGCTGGCTGGCCCCGCCGGCCGGCATCTGGGTGCGCCCGGCCGGCACGGCGCGTGCCGCGCAGGTATGCGGCGACGACTGGCTGGCGGTCGGCGACGCCGCGATCAGCTTCGACCCGCTGTCGTCGCAGGGCATCTCCAAGGCGCTGCGCGGCGGCATCTTCGCCGCCTACGCGATCGCCGACCGGCTGCTGCGCAACGACGGCCAGGGTCTGCAGCGTTACCGTACCGTGCTCGAAGTCGAATTCGCCGACTACCAGGCCGCCTACGCCGACTACTACGGCCGCGAGCGGCGCTGGCCCGATGCGCCGTTCTGGCGGCGGCGGCTGGGGCCGCAGGCCAGGGCGGCCGCCTCGTAG